The segment GAATTCGTAGGGCAGGTTGGGGCGGTCACTCACCCGAGCCAGCTTCTGGCCAACCTCACTGACGTATAGCGTTAGCTCAGGATCGATGTAAAATTGTCCGCCTTGAGTCTGCTGGGTGGGCCTATACTGCTCGGCGCCCATGGCGAGCTCCTGGCTCTCACCAATCAGGGAAAGTTGCCTCTCGCCGGTTACCGGGTTTACAGAGCACCCTGTAAGCAGCAGCATAAGTGCTAAAACCGGAAAACAGCGTTGCAAGGCGGCGTTTTTCACTCTGGACTCCTGTAATTTAATTCCTGACACATATAATTGCACGGCTGCTGCCGGCTTTAAATACCGGCGGCCCAAAACCAACACTCGAACTACAGGTTTGTTCCGAATGGACGATCAAATCCGAACCGACCGGGTTACCCGGTTTATCGAAACACTCAACCAGGCCAGAGAGCTCGGTCTGTCTGTTACCGAGACCACCGAGCGCAGCCTGACTCTTTGCCTTCCATACAGTGACCTGATCATTGGCAACCCGGATACCGGCGTGATTCACGGCGGTGCCATCACAACGCTGATGGATACCACATCCGGCTCGGTTCTCCTCTGCGCCCTGGACGTATTCGAACTTTGCCCGACGCTGGACCTCCGGGTCGATTACATGCGTCCGGCTGAGCCGCGCAAACCTGTCTATGCGCGGGCAGAAGTCTATAAAATGACCCGCAACATCATTTTTACCCGGTGCGAAGCCTATCAGGAAGGCGGCGAGACCGTAGCCAACTGCGTGGCCACCTTCATGCGCATCGGCCCCGAAGCTCTGCCAAAGGCCTACCGTGAGCAAATTACCGGAGGCCCGATATGACCGATCCCGAAATCCTGAATTACACTCGCGAAACCGGTGATTTCTCCCGGCTGATCACGAGTATTCCTTATGCAAACTTTATTGGTTTGCAGTGCGACCAGTCCGGCGATGACCTTATCTTCCGCCTGCCGGCAAAAGACCAGAACCTTGGCAACCCCGTTCTACCCGCGATTCACGGCGGCGTAATCGGTGGTTTCATGGAACTCTCAGCTGCGATCTACCTGATGCTGGCCCAGGAAACCATCCGCATGCCACGCATCGTCAATTTTTCCCTGGATTACCTGCGCGCCGGCCTCGACCGCGAAACCTACGCAGAGTGCCAGCTCACCCGGCAGGGCAATCGTGTCGCGAACGTGATGATCACCGCCTGGCAGAAATCCCGTTCCAAACCGATTTCCACCGCACGAGCGCATTTCCTGCTGGAAGACTAATCCGCTTTACCATCCGGGGCTTGAAATGCCCCGGCACGCCCCCATTTTTCCTGCATGACTAATTCCCAAGTCGGATGACGCGGGAGCGAAGGTCCTTCGCTCCCGCGTCCCCCCCACATGTTCCATGCAGGAGAGACAAACAAAATGACGGTTGAAACGCAAAAAGAGACCCTGGGTTTTCAGACCGAAGTAAAACAGCTACTTCACCTGATGATCCATTCCCTGTACTCAAACAAAGAAATCTTCCTCCGCGAGCTGATATCCAACGCCTCCGATGCCGAAGATAAACTGCGCTTTGCCGCACTCAAAGACGACGGCCTGTACGAAGGCGACTCAGACCTTCAGATCCGCCTCGATTTCGACAAAGAAGCCAACACCATCACCTTGGCCGATAACGGCATCGGCATGACCCGTGATGACGTTGTCCAGAACCTGGGCACCATCGCCCGTTCCGGCACCGCAGAATTCCTTCAGCAGCTCTCCGGCGACGAAAAGAAAGACAGCAAGCTGATCGGCCAGTTTGGCGTGGGTTTCTACTCGGCCTTCATCGTTGCCGACAAGGTTGATGTATTCACTCGCCTCGCAGGCGCGCCCGTCGAAGAAGGTGTGCACTGGCAATCGGTTGGTGACGGCGAATTTACCATTGAACAGGCTAATCGCGAGAAGCGCGGCACCGAGATTGTTATCCACCTGAAACAGGATGCCAGCGAATTTGCCGACGGCTTCCGCCTGCGCAATCTGGTGAAAAAGTACTCTGACCACATCTCCTTCCCGGTGATCATGAAATCCGAGGGCTCTGAAGAAGGCGAAGAGAGCAAAGACGAAACTGTTAACGACGCAACCGCTCTGTGGACTCTGCCCCGTACCGAAATCAAAGACGAGGAATACAAAGAGTTCTACAAGCACATTGCGCACGATTTTGAAGATCCGCTGACCTGGTCGCACAACAAAGTGGAAGGCAAGCTGGATTACACCAGTCTGCTTTACATTCCGGCCCGCGCGCCGTTTGACATGTACAACCGTGACGCGCCCCGGGGGCTGAAGCTTTACGTTCAGCGCGTATTCATCATGGACGACGCGGAACAGTTCCTGCCGTTGTACCTGCGTTTCGCCAAAGGCGTTGTGGATTCGAACGACCTGTCTCTGAACGTATCTCGCGAGATCCTGCAGAACGACGCCACCGTGGATAGCATCCGCACCGCGGCCACCAAGCGTGTGCTGGATATGCTGTCGAAGCTGGCCAAGAAAGATGCCGACGCGTACCAGAAGTTCTGGGGTGAGTTTGGCACCGTTCTGAAGGAAGGCCCGGCAGAAGATTTCAGCAACCGTGAGAAAATCGCCGGCCTGCTGCGCTTTGCGACTACGCTCACGGGCGATAGCGCTCAGAATGTATCTCTTGACCAATACATCGAGCGGATGAAAGAAGGTCAGAGCAAGATCTACTACATCACTGCTGACAACTTCATGGCCGCCAAGAGTAGCCCGCATCTTGAAGTCTTCCGCAAGAAGGGTATTGAAGTGCTGATCCTCTCCGATCGTATCGACGAGTGGATGATGGGCTACCTGAACGAGTACGACAGCAAGCAGTTCCAGGACGTTGCCCGTGGTGATCTTGACCTTGGCGAAGTGGAAACCGAGGAAGACAAGAAGCACAAGGAAGAAGCCGCCGAAGAGCACAAAGGCCTGCTTGAGCGCATCAAGACGGCACTCAGTGACCGGGTTCAGGAAGTGCGGGTAACCAACCGCCTCACGGATTCACCGGCGTGCCTGGTAACTGGCGACTTTGATATGGGTGCCCAGATGAAGAAGATCATGGAAGCGGCGGGCCAGAAGGTTCCGGACAGCAAGCCGATCTTTGAAATCAACGTGGACCACCCGCTGGTTCAGCGCCTGGAAAGCGAGAAGGGCGATGAGCGCTTCAATGAGCTCTCTGCGGTTCTTCTGGATCAGGCCACACTGGCCAGCGGCGAGCAGTTGCAGGACCCGGGTGCCTATGTAACCCGCTTGAACCGTCTGTTGCTGGAACTGGCTAACTAAGTTCCATGCATCAGATTATTGTGGACATCAGCATCAGCCCTGACGAGTGGATAAAGCTTTACCAGGGCGTTGCCACCGATGTTAATACCAAGGCCCGGGACGGACGCTCCGTCCGTTTCCCGGCCCGTATTCTTTCCCGATTTTATCTCCAGGACGGTGTGCGGGGCAGCTTCCGTATCCTGTTCGATGATTCCGGCAAGTTCTCCTCTATCGAAAGACTTTGAGCCACGTTGTTCTCAAATCTGGCTGGATATCGATAACTAAAATCTTTCAGATCTTTATTTTTAATTAATTGTTTTTTGTATGACCCGAGGGGTTAACCTGATTTGGTAGAAGACGATCATTGCCCATGATGCAGGAAAAGGAGAATACGATGTCTCAAAACAATACGGGTGGCAAATGCCCGGTCATGCACGGTGCTAACTCTACCGAAAATCGTAATGTCATGAATTGGTGGCCAGAAGGGCTCAATCTCGACATCCTGCACCAGCATGATCGCAAGACAAACCCGCTGGGTGAAAACTACGACTATCGTGAAGAAGTCAAAAATCTCGACTTTGGCGCAATCAAGAAAGATCTCCACGCCTTTATGACAGACAGCCAGGATTGGTGGCCGGCAGACTGGGGCCATTATGGTGGTCTGATGATCCGTATGGCCTGGCACTCAGCGGGCACCTACCGTATTGCTGACGGCCGTGGAGGTGGTGGCACGGGAAACCAGCGGTTTGCACCGATCAATTCCTGGCCGGATAACGTCAGTCTCGATAAAGCCCGCCGTTTGCTGTGGCCGATCAAGAAGAAGTATGGCAACAAGATCAGCTGGGCTGACCTGATTATTATGGCCGGCACTGTTGCCTATGAATCCATGGGCCTGCCTTCTTATGGCTTTTCCTTTGGCCGGGAAGACATCTGGCATCCGGAAAAAGACACCTACTGGGGCGCTGAGAAAGAGTGGCTGGCGCCGTCTGATGAGCGTTATGAAGACGTTGAAAAGCCTGACACCATGGAAAACCCGCTGGCAGCCGTGCAGATGGGTCTGATCTATGTAAACCCTGAAGGCGTGAACGGTAAGCCGGATCCACTCAAGACAGCTGAGCAGGTGCGAGTGACATTTGCCCGTATGGCGATGGACGATGAAGAAACCGCAGCCCTGACTGCTGGCGGACATACCGTTGGTAAGTGTCACGGTAATGGCGATGCCGACGCGCTTGGCGCCGAGCCTGAAGCTGCCGATGTGGAAGAGCAGGGCATGGGCTGGAGCAACCCTAATATGAAGGGCAAGGCCAGTAGGGCGGTGACTTCGGGTATTGAAGGTGCCTGGACTACTCACCCGACCAAGTTTGACATGGGCTATTTCGATCTGTTGTTCGGCTACGAGTGGGAGCTGAAAAAGAGCCCGGCTGGAGCTTGGCAGTGGGAACCCATTGATATGAAGGAAGAGGACAAGCCGGTTGATGCCAGCGATCCCTCTGTTCGCCATAACCCGATCATGACCGATGCGGATATGGCCATGAAGATGGATACGAAGTACCGGGCTATCTGTGAGAAGTTCATGGCCGATCCCGAATACTTCAAGGACTGCTTCGCCCGTGCCTGGTTCAAGCTGACGCACCGTGATCTGGGGCCGAAAGCTCGTTATATTGGCCCGGAAGTACCGGCTGAAGACCTCATCTGGCAGGATCCGGTACCGGCGGGCAGCACTGACTATTGCGAAGAAGTGGTTAAGGAAAAAATTGCCAAAAGTGGTCTGAGCATTGGCGATATGGTCAGCACCGCTTGGGACAGCGCACGGACCTACCGTGGTTCAGACATGCGCGGTGGTGCCAACGGGGCCCGTATCCGTCTGGCTCCGCAGAAAGACTGGGAAGGTAACGAACCTGTGCGTCTGGCCAAGGTTCTGAAGGTGTACAAGCAGATTTCTACTGACACCGGTGCCAGCGTGGCAGACGTGATTGTTCTGGCGGGTAGCGTAGGGATCGAGCAGGCCGCAAAAGCCGCCGGCTACAACGTTCGCGTTCCCTTTCTGAAGGGCCGCGGCGATGCCACCGACGAGATGACCGATGCGGAATCTTTCGAGCCGCTGGAACCGGTAGCAGATGCCTTCCGTAACTGGCTGAAGAAGGACTATGTGGTTAAGCCGGAAGAGCTGTTGCTTGACCGTGCCCAGCTGATGGGCCTGACTGCACCGGAAATGACCGTTCTGGTTGGCGGTATGCGTATGCTCGGCACCAACCATGCCGGTACCAAGCAGGGTATGTTCACCGACCGTGAAGGCCAGCTGACGAATGATTTCTTCGTTAACCTGACTGACATGGGTCATACCTGGAAGCCTGCAGGCAACAATCTCTATGAGATTCGCGACCGCAAGACCGACCAGGTGAAGTGGACCGCGAGCCGCGTGGACCTGGTGTTCGGTTCGAACTCCATCCTGCGCGCATACGCTGAAGTCTATGCTCAGGACGACAACCAGGAGAAGTTCGTGAAGGACTTCGTTGCTGCCTGGACCAAGGTCATGAACGCTGACCGTTTCGACTTACAGAAGTAAGTCGATAGCAACAGGCCGGACGCTCTCAATAGGAGAGCGTCCGGCTACCAACTTCCCGCCAAATTCCTTACAATCCTTCCCGCCTGATTTTTGATCAGCTGCATTTTCTTTTTTCTTTCAGTTTCTGGAGCCTTCATGCGAATCATCCTTGCCCCGATGGAAGGGCTGGTCGACGCGCCCATCCGTGAAACGCTGACCAAAGTCGGCGGTATCGACCGGTGCGTAACCGAGTTCATTCGCGTGACCCACGGCATGTTGCCGCCCCGGATTTTCTACAAGTATGCGCCCGAGCTTTATAGCCAGTCCCTCACTCAGGTGGGTACGCCGGTGGCTGTTCAACTTTTGGGATCCGACCCCGAAATGATGGGCCGTCACGGGCTGAGGGCGGTGGAGCTGGGCGCTGCTCAGGTGGATATCAATTTCGGTTGTCCTGCCAAAACAGTGAACAAGCACAAGGGTGGTTGTGTGCTGATGCGGGAGCCGGAACTGATGTATGAGATTGCCTCCGCAGTGCGCAAGGCGGTTCCAGCCGAGGTTCCGGTTACGGCCAAAATGCGCCTGGGTTACGACGACCGCTCCATGGGAGTGGCCTGTGGACAGGCACTTGAGGCAGCCGGAGCTTCAGAAATTGTGATCCATGCACGCAGCAAAGTGGACGGTTACAAGCCACCTGCCTACTGGGAAGAAGTTGCCAGAGTCCGCGAAGCGGTTTCTGCCCATGTCATCGCTAACGGCGAGATCTGGACCGTAGCTGATTACTGGCGTTGCCGTGAGGTTTCAGGTTGCGCGGATGTGATGATTGGCCGGGGCCTGATCGCAAGGCCTGATCTGGCCCGCAAGATCAAAGCCAGCCAACAGGGCGATGAGGTTGCAGACATGACCTGGCCCGAGGCAGTATTGTTGGTTCGGGAGTACGCTGAAGTACTGCAAGGCTGGCTTGAAGATCGTTATGTGACCGGTCGTATCAAGCAATGGATGAACTTCCTGCGGCAGGGCTTTCCGGAGGCTGAGGCAATTTGGCAGGATGCTCGCAAAATCCGGGAAGTGGCCCCGATGCTCGCCTGCCTTGAGCAAAAGATGCCCCTATCACGCAGCGCAGTGCGGGCGGCCTGAAGCTTCATTTTTTTGATTAGCGCTCTCTTGATCTTCCTGCATATCCCCAAGCCTGCGACCAAGCAGGCAGCTACGACTACAGCGAATAAGTATTTGCGGAGGGGATTCTCCTCCCATCATGAGGCCGGTTAAAAATGAGTGTGCTGAGTTGGATAATCTTGAGCGGAGTTCTAATGAGCGCGATCGCTATGATCGGCAGTGTCACTCTGATACTGAAGCCAGCCACTCTCGAAAAAATTCTTCTACCATTGGTTGCCTTCGCAGCTGGCTCCCTTATAGGGGGTGCGTTCTTTCATATGATTCCCGCCGCATTCGCTGTGGACCTGGATGTCCTTGAGATAGGGATGATGGTCGTCGCTGGCTTTACCACCTTCTTTATATTAGAGCAGTTTTTGCATTGGCATCATTGTCACCGGGATCAAGTAGATTGCAAGCAGCCATTGACCTACCTGATTCTCATTGGAGATGCTTTGCATAATTTTTTGGGGGGGTTGGCAATTGCTGGAATATTTCTGATTGATGTTCGAGCAGGCATCGCCGCATGGCTTGCTGCGGCAGCTCATGAAATTCCTCAGGAACTCGGCGATTTTGGCGTGTTGGTTCATGGTGGTTGGGAGAAAAAGCGAGCTTTACTCTTCAATGTTCTTTCAGGGCTTACCTTTCTGATTGGGGGCTTAGTGGCCTATGGCTTGTCATTTAAAGTGGACATTGCCTGGTTGATTCCTTTTGCTGCCGGAAATTTTATCTACATTGGTGCCTCAGATTTAGTTCCGGAAGTGCATAGACATGGCGACTCCAATATCAAAACTAGCATTTTACACTTGGTATCGTTTGTCATGGGGTTGGCTCTGCTGCTGCTAGCTGCACCTTAACCAGTCAGGGAACAGCATGTGACGGTTGACCCGGGGCAGGCAGACATAATTCCTGCAGCCTGAAGTTTTTTTCTATTGCCTCTCTCTTGACCTTCCTGATTGCGAACTACACTGGTACAGAGTGGTCGTGTGTTCGTAATTACTGTGGTTCGTAAAAACAAAACCACGAAGGAGAAACCTTTAATGTCCAAACAATCGAAATCCGGAGCTTTGAAACGGCTCGCTGGAGGGTTATGCCTGTCGCTGGGCCTGGCGTCCGGAGCGAGTGCTGCAGAGGGTGATGTGAAAGTCACGCCACTGGGAAGTCACGATGGCGAGTTCTGCGCTCTGGACCGGGCCATGGTGTTTGAGGATCCTAACGGTACCCGCATTCTTTACGATGCTGGCCGCACCGTGGCCGGTCCCGATGATCCCCGCTTGGGCAATATTGATGTTGTGCTGGTATCGCACATGCACGGCGACCACGTGGGGGATCGCCGTATCAAGGAAACGAACGCCGGTAATTGCGGTGGGCCGGAATTCCCAGTGGTGACTCTGCCGCAGTCCAACACCGTGGATATTGCGCTGAAAAAGCAGGCAAAGATTGTTACTGGCAGCGAAATGCCGGCATTTTTTGCCGCCAAACTTGAAGCCGCCGGCGGCGACCCGGCCAACTCCATGCTAGTGCGCTTTGGTGGGGAGCTGGAAGTGGGCGGTGTGGCCATTACTACCGTGCCGGCGGTTCACAGTAACGGGGTTTCGCCATCGTTCCTCACCGGCCCGCTGGCGGAATATTTAAAAGCCGCAGGCGTTGGCGCGAGTGTCGGGCCGCCAACCGGTTACGTGCTGACTTTTTCAAATGGCCTGGTGGTCTATCTGTCCGGGGATACCGGCATTACGGCCGAGCAGAAGCTGGTGGTGAACGATCACTACGGGGCTGAGCTGGTGGTAATGAACATTGGTGACACCTACACAACCGGGCCCAAGGAAGCGGCTTATGTGATCAATGACCTGCTTGATCCGAAGGCCGTTATTGCTTCGCATGCCAATGAGCCAGCCACATCTGGCGGAGAACTGAAGCAGGGTTCACGAACAGCCCTGTTCAGGGATCTGGTAAAAGTTCCCATGCATGTCCCTTTGAGCGGGCGCACCATCGCCTTCAACGGCGATGGCGGCTGTACGGCAGGTTGTGACTGATATCAGCCTTCCATATCTACTTTATAGCTGCCACAGCTGGCAGCGCTATTGAGCCTGGCTCGTTTGAGTGTGGCTTCCTGAGCAGCGGGTCCGTTGTCCAGTATACCAGCCCAGGCCTTCTGGGCTGGTTCCTGTAGGGCGCGCCCGTAGGAAAAGCTCAGGCTCCAGGGTTGCTGGCCAAGGCTGTTCATGGCGTTGAGGTTGAGGGTGGCTTCTTCGGGGGTTTGTCCGCCGGAAAGGAAATTGATGCCCGGAACGGCCGCCGGAACCACCCTGCGGAATACCCGTAAGGTGGCTTCTGCAACTTCTTCCGGGGATGCCTTAGCACACCCGTTTCCCGGGGTTACCATGCTGGGTTTCAGGATCATGGTTTCCAGTTGTACGCGATGGCGGCGAAGGGCATTGAAAACCTCTGCAATCACGGCTTCGTTCACGTCTGCAGACCGCTCGATTGTGTGGTTGCCATTGATCAGCACCTCAGGCTCCACTATGGGCACAATGCCTATGGACTGGCAGAGCGCGGCGTATCGGGCCAGCATCTCAGCGTTGGCTTCCACCGCCTGGTGCGAGGGCAGGGTATCGGAGATGTTGTACACAGCGCGCCACTTGGCAAAACGGGCGCCCTGGTTCTTGTAGATTTCCAGTCGGTCGTCCAAGCCGTCGAGGCCATAGGTTATTTCGTCACCCGGGGCATTGATCAGCGGCTTCTTTCCCTTATCTACCTTGATACCCGGGACAATCCCCTGGCTTTCCAGCAGTTTCGCCATCGGTGCATTATCCAGGCTGTTCTGCCCAAGCGTTTCCTCAAAAAGAATCACGCCACTGATGAATTCTCCAAGCCCGGGTGTGGAGAAGAGCAGGCTGCGATATTCCCGGCGTTTATCTTCCGTGGATTCAACACCAACCGCCTTGAAGCGCTTCGCGATGGTGGGGTGACTTTCGTCCGCAGCAAGAATCCCCCTGCCAGGCTGAACAAGATCCTGTATCGTTGAAAGCAGTTCGTTTTGAATACTCATGCCGGCTCCTTTGCCTGGTGAATGTCGTGATCTGTTTCCGTTCTCTTATCTCATTAGTGTAGACCGTTCATTGGCTATGGGTGCCGCGATGCTACCCATAATTTGATCTGA is part of the Marinobacter antarcticus genome and harbors:
- a CDS encoding PaaI family thioesterase; protein product: MTDPEILNYTRETGDFSRLITSIPYANFIGLQCDQSGDDLIFRLPAKDQNLGNPVLPAIHGGVIGGFMELSAAIYLMLAQETIRMPRIVNFSLDYLRAGLDRETYAECQLTRQGNRVANVMITAWQKSRSKPISTARAHFLLED
- a CDS encoding ZIP family metal transporter; translated protein: MSAIAMIGSVTLILKPATLEKILLPLVAFAAGSLIGGAFFHMIPAAFAVDLDVLEIGMMVVAGFTTFFILEQFLHWHHCHRDQVDCKQPLTYLILIGDALHNFLGGLAIAGIFLIDVRAGIAAWLAAAAHEIPQELGDFGVLVHGGWEKKRALLFNVLSGLTFLIGGLVAYGLSFKVDIAWLIPFAAGNFIYIGASDLVPEVHRHGDSNIKTSILHLVSFVMGLALLLLAAP
- a CDS encoding PaaI family thioesterase, translated to MDDQIRTDRVTRFIETLNQARELGLSVTETTERSLTLCLPYSDLIIGNPDTGVIHGGAITTLMDTTSGSVLLCALDVFELCPTLDLRVDYMRPAEPRKPVYARAEVYKMTRNIIFTRCEAYQEGGETVANCVATFMRIGPEALPKAYREQITGGPI
- the katG gene encoding catalase/peroxidase HPI; translation: MSQNNTGGKCPVMHGANSTENRNVMNWWPEGLNLDILHQHDRKTNPLGENYDYREEVKNLDFGAIKKDLHAFMTDSQDWWPADWGHYGGLMIRMAWHSAGTYRIADGRGGGGTGNQRFAPINSWPDNVSLDKARRLLWPIKKKYGNKISWADLIIMAGTVAYESMGLPSYGFSFGREDIWHPEKDTYWGAEKEWLAPSDERYEDVEKPDTMENPLAAVQMGLIYVNPEGVNGKPDPLKTAEQVRVTFARMAMDDEETAALTAGGHTVGKCHGNGDADALGAEPEAADVEEQGMGWSNPNMKGKASRAVTSGIEGAWTTHPTKFDMGYFDLLFGYEWELKKSPAGAWQWEPIDMKEEDKPVDASDPSVRHNPIMTDADMAMKMDTKYRAICEKFMADPEYFKDCFARAWFKLTHRDLGPKARYIGPEVPAEDLIWQDPVPAGSTDYCEEVVKEKIAKSGLSIGDMVSTAWDSARTYRGSDMRGGANGARIRLAPQKDWEGNEPVRLAKVLKVYKQISTDTGASVADVIVLAGSVGIEQAAKAAGYNVRVPFLKGRGDATDEMTDAESFEPLEPVADAFRNWLKKDYVVKPEELLLDRAQLMGLTAPEMTVLVGGMRMLGTNHAGTKQGMFTDREGQLTNDFFVNLTDMGHTWKPAGNNLYEIRDRKTDQVKWTASRVDLVFGSNSILRAYAEVYAQDDNQEKFVKDFVAAWTKVMNADRFDLQK
- a CDS encoding class I fructose-bisphosphate aldolase encodes the protein MSIQNELLSTIQDLVQPGRGILAADESHPTIAKRFKAVGVESTEDKRREYRSLLFSTPGLGEFISGVILFEETLGQNSLDNAPMAKLLESQGIVPGIKVDKGKKPLINAPGDEITYGLDGLDDRLEIYKNQGARFAKWRAVYNISDTLPSHQAVEANAEMLARYAALCQSIGIVPIVEPEVLINGNHTIERSADVNEAVIAEVFNALRRHRVQLETMILKPSMVTPGNGCAKASPEEVAEATLRVFRRVVPAAVPGINFLSGGQTPEEATLNLNAMNSLGQQPWSLSFSYGRALQEPAQKAWAGILDNGPAAQEATLKRARLNSAASCGSYKVDMEG
- the htpG gene encoding molecular chaperone HtpG — translated: MTVETQKETLGFQTEVKQLLHLMIHSLYSNKEIFLRELISNASDAEDKLRFAALKDDGLYEGDSDLQIRLDFDKEANTITLADNGIGMTRDDVVQNLGTIARSGTAEFLQQLSGDEKKDSKLIGQFGVGFYSAFIVADKVDVFTRLAGAPVEEGVHWQSVGDGEFTIEQANREKRGTEIVIHLKQDASEFADGFRLRNLVKKYSDHISFPVIMKSEGSEEGEESKDETVNDATALWTLPRTEIKDEEYKEFYKHIAHDFEDPLTWSHNKVEGKLDYTSLLYIPARAPFDMYNRDAPRGLKLYVQRVFIMDDAEQFLPLYLRFAKGVVDSNDLSLNVSREILQNDATVDSIRTAATKRVLDMLSKLAKKDADAYQKFWGEFGTVLKEGPAEDFSNREKIAGLLRFATTLTGDSAQNVSLDQYIERMKEGQSKIYYITADNFMAAKSSPHLEVFRKKGIEVLILSDRIDEWMMGYLNEYDSKQFQDVARGDLDLGEVETEEDKKHKEEAAEEHKGLLERIKTALSDRVQEVRVTNRLTDSPACLVTGDFDMGAQMKKIMEAAGQKVPDSKPIFEINVDHPLVQRLESEKGDERFNELSAVLLDQATLASGEQLQDPGAYVTRLNRLLLELAN
- a CDS encoding DUF2835 domain-containing protein, producing the protein MHQIIVDISISPDEWIKLYQGVATDVNTKARDGRSVRFPARILSRFYLQDGVRGSFRILFDDSGKFSSIERL
- a CDS encoding MBL fold metallo-hydrolase; translated protein: MSKQSKSGALKRLAGGLCLSLGLASGASAAEGDVKVTPLGSHDGEFCALDRAMVFEDPNGTRILYDAGRTVAGPDDPRLGNIDVVLVSHMHGDHVGDRRIKETNAGNCGGPEFPVVTLPQSNTVDIALKKQAKIVTGSEMPAFFAAKLEAAGGDPANSMLVRFGGELEVGGVAITTVPAVHSNGVSPSFLTGPLAEYLKAAGVGASVGPPTGYVLTFSNGLVVYLSGDTGITAEQKLVVNDHYGAELVVMNIGDTYTTGPKEAAYVINDLLDPKAVIASHANEPATSGGELKQGSRTALFRDLVKVPMHVPLSGRTIAFNGDGGCTAGCD
- a CDS encoding tRNA dihydrouridine synthase — encoded protein: MRIILAPMEGLVDAPIRETLTKVGGIDRCVTEFIRVTHGMLPPRIFYKYAPELYSQSLTQVGTPVAVQLLGSDPEMMGRHGLRAVELGAAQVDINFGCPAKTVNKHKGGCVLMREPELMYEIASAVRKAVPAEVPVTAKMRLGYDDRSMGVACGQALEAAGASEIVIHARSKVDGYKPPAYWEEVARVREAVSAHVIANGEIWTVADYWRCREVSGCADVMIGRGLIARPDLARKIKASQQGDEVADMTWPEAVLLVREYAEVLQGWLEDRYVTGRIKQWMNFLRQGFPEAEAIWQDARKIREVAPMLACLEQKMPLSRSAVRAA